Proteins encoded by one window of Hafnia alvei:
- a CDS encoding ABC transporter substrate-binding protein: MKKMSPLWLVSLISVAPLYAAQIPAGTSLSPQQIFRYNNHAEPATLDPQKIEENTAAQIALDLFEGLVWLDGKGKVQPAQAESWKVSADGKQIDFTLRKNLRWSDGSALTADDFVFAWQRAVDPATASPFANYFAAGHVVNAAQIVSGKMKPQTLGVQALDVRTLRVQLEQPTPWFISMLAWPTTFPVPHAVVTQWGERWTQPEHIVSNGAFVLAKRIVNEKIVAKQNPQYWNRSETVLKQVEYLVVDSAVSGYNRYRAGDLDLTWVPADQIKNIQQTMPDELHIIPRLNTEYYNFNITRPPFDDVRVRRALYLTVDRELIAHKVLGLREPASTLTPPQVADFKPPVFDELNEPLAQRAVLAQGLLHQAGYDERHPLKFELFYNKYDLHEKTAIALSSQWKKLLGAQVTLRNMEWKTYLDARRAGDFMLSRQSWDATYNEPSTFLNTLRSESVENVGHWQDAEYDRLLKQAENVSDPVMRNVLYAQAEVRINQQAPIIPIYYQPLIKLLKPYVGGFPTHNPQDYVYSKELYIISH, translated from the coding sequence ATGAAAAAAATGTCGCCATTATGGCTGGTCAGCCTGATAAGCGTGGCACCGTTATATGCTGCTCAAATCCCCGCAGGGACATCGCTCTCTCCCCAACAGATTTTCCGCTACAACAACCATGCGGAACCCGCGACGCTCGATCCACAAAAAATTGAAGAAAACACCGCCGCGCAGATCGCGCTCGATCTGTTTGAAGGGCTAGTGTGGTTGGACGGCAAGGGTAAGGTACAACCCGCGCAGGCTGAAAGCTGGAAAGTGAGCGCGGACGGCAAGCAGATCGACTTTACGTTGCGTAAAAATTTGCGTTGGTCAGATGGCTCTGCATTGACCGCTGATGATTTTGTCTTTGCGTGGCAGCGAGCGGTTGATCCTGCCACAGCGAGCCCATTTGCCAATTATTTTGCCGCTGGGCATGTGGTTAATGCGGCTCAAATTGTGAGCGGAAAAATGAAACCGCAGACGCTGGGTGTACAAGCGCTAGATGTACGAACCTTACGCGTGCAGCTAGAACAACCGACACCGTGGTTTATTTCGATGTTAGCGTGGCCCACAACGTTTCCGGTTCCACATGCGGTGGTGACGCAATGGGGAGAACGCTGGACTCAGCCTGAACACATCGTCTCTAACGGTGCCTTTGTGTTGGCTAAGCGCATAGTGAATGAAAAAATCGTGGCTAAACAAAACCCTCAATATTGGAATCGTTCTGAAACGGTATTAAAACAGGTTGAGTATTTAGTGGTCGACAGCGCGGTTTCTGGTTACAACCGCTATCGTGCTGGTGATTTAGATCTCACCTGGGTGCCTGCCGATCAGATTAAAAATATTCAGCAAACTATGCCGGATGAATTACATATTATTCCGCGTTTAAACACCGAATATTATAATTTCAATATTACGCGGCCGCCGTTTGATGATGTTCGCGTGCGTCGTGCTTTATACCTCACCGTGGATCGTGAGCTGATCGCTCATAAAGTTTTAGGGCTACGAGAGCCAGCCAGTACGCTAACCCCGCCTCAGGTTGCTGATTTTAAGCCACCGGTATTTGATGAATTAAATGAACCGTTAGCTCAGCGAGCTGTATTAGCTCAAGGATTGCTACATCAGGCGGGGTATGACGAACGGCATCCATTAAAGTTTGAGCTGTTTTACAATAAATATGACCTGCACGAAAAAACGGCCATAGCACTTTCTTCACAATGGAAGAAGCTACTGGGTGCACAGGTGACGCTGCGTAACATGGAATGGAAGACCTATTTAGATGCGCGACGGGCAGGGGATTTTATGCTGTCACGTCAGTCTTGGGATGCGACCTATAATGAGCCCTCAACGTTTTTGAATACGCTACGCTCCGAAAGTGTGGAAAACGTTGGGCATTGGCAAGATGCCGAATATGACCGGCTATTGAAGCAGGCGGAGAACGTATCCGATCCCGTTATGCGTAATGTTTTATATGCGCAGGCCGAAGTACGAATCAACCAACAAGCGCCGATCATTCCAATCTACTATCAGCCGCTGATTAAACTACTGAAGCCTTACGTTGGTGGTTTCCCCACCCACAACCCGCAGGACTATGTATATAGCAAAGAGCTGTATATTATCTCACACTGA
- a CDS encoding MATE family efflux transporter, with product MLQQSITRTFWHYSIPAIAALLISGLYQIVDGAFIGHAMGAEGLSAINMAWPLSGVLLAVGMMIGMGSGARCSLAQGEEKIDKARRILMQVFWLLIAMGISVGLCIVYFAPMFMRLQDASGVIENYGIDYLTIIGISGPIVLGSIAMPLLVRNLGAPRLATIAMLTGALLNVLMDYVFIIRLGWGLKGAAIGTIISESVAVIICIGFVFSRYNKLRPQREHIAFNLRLSLESLTTGFSSMLMYLYLSVVVMMHNLLFMKHGGPIEVAAYGIASYLIGFYYLLAEGVCGGMQPLVSYYYGARQPEKVRQVLKLGLMTAVGGGIALAVAILILPSLFTSIFISDDSALHVATIHGLRLHLFVMYLDGFIVLAATFFQALGHARYATFITLSNMLILFPFLGFFPWVFGLDGVWLAMPLSNICLSIVVVLMLKRQLRRLGIRLTPKKESLAS from the coding sequence ATGTTGCAGCAAAGTATTACCCGTACATTCTGGCACTACAGTATTCCGGCTATTGCCGCCTTGTTGATCAGCGGTTTATACCAGATTGTCGATGGTGCCTTTATCGGGCATGCGATGGGCGCTGAAGGCCTTTCCGCCATTAATATGGCTTGGCCACTGTCGGGCGTTTTGCTTGCGGTGGGGATGATGATCGGCATGGGCAGCGGCGCGCGCTGTTCATTGGCGCAGGGCGAAGAAAAAATTGATAAGGCGCGGCGCATTTTAATGCAGGTATTCTGGCTGTTGATCGCCATGGGTATCAGCGTGGGTCTGTGCATCGTTTATTTCGCCCCAATGTTTATGCGCTTGCAAGACGCATCTGGCGTTATTGAAAATTATGGCATTGATTACTTAACTATTATTGGTATTTCGGGACCCATTGTCCTCGGCAGTATCGCTATGCCGCTGTTGGTGCGCAACTTAGGCGCGCCAAGGTTAGCGACTATTGCCATGCTGACGGGAGCGCTGCTGAATGTGCTGATGGATTATGTGTTCATCATTCGCTTGGGTTGGGGATTAAAAGGCGCGGCGATAGGAACGATAATCAGTGAAAGCGTGGCGGTGATTATTTGCATCGGATTTGTTTTCAGCCGCTACAACAAATTACGACCACAGCGCGAGCACATTGCTTTTAACCTGCGCCTCAGTTTGGAATCTCTAACCACCGGTTTTTCCAGCATGCTGATGTACCTTTATCTCAGCGTGGTGGTTATGATGCATAATCTGCTTTTCATGAAGCACGGTGGGCCAATAGAAGTGGCCGCCTATGGCATCGCCAGCTATCTGATTGGTTTCTATTACCTGCTCGCCGAAGGCGTATGCGGGGGAATGCAGCCGCTGGTCAGTTACTATTACGGCGCACGCCAGCCGGAGAAGGTACGTCAGGTCTTAAAGTTAGGTTTGATGACCGCAGTCGGCGGCGGCATTGCGTTAGCGGTCGCGATACTGATTCTTCCCTCGCTGTTTACCAGCATCTTTATTTCTGATGACAGCGCGCTGCACGTGGCAACCATTCACGGCCTGCGTCTGCATCTGTTTGTGATGTACTTGGATGGCTTTATCGTGCTCGCCGCAACGTTCTTCCAAGCATTAGGCCATGCCCGCTATGCTACGTTTATCACGCTGAGCAATATGCTGATCTTGTTCCCATTCCTCGGTTTTTTCCCGTGGGTATTCGGTCTGGACGGCGTGTGGTTGGCGATGCCTTTATCGAACATCTGTTTATCGATAGTGGTGGTGTTAATGCTTAAGCGGCAGCTGCGACGTCTTGGTATCCGCTTGACGCCTAAGAAAGAATCGTTAGCTAGCTGA
- a CDS encoding MarR family winged helix-turn-helix transcriptional regulator — protein sequence MIDDLKKLQWHLWFCWREVSRQSGSMELTNSEFDYLYALLEHPQGMRLTELAECMKVSKASASAMVSKLEKRGYIQRISCPEDGRATLLQATEKGAALEKEEMDIYAQTTQQMAASLTPEEQQQFERLLHKACGSLKTG from the coding sequence ATGATTGACGATCTGAAAAAACTTCAGTGGCACCTCTGGTTTTGCTGGCGCGAAGTCTCGCGTCAAAGCGGCAGCATGGAGCTGACGAACAGCGAGTTTGACTATCTTTATGCGTTATTAGAACACCCGCAGGGGATGCGCCTTACGGAGCTGGCGGAGTGTATGAAAGTGAGCAAAGCTTCCGCCAGCGCCATGGTGAGCAAATTAGAAAAACGCGGTTACATTCAACGTATTTCCTGTCCTGAGGATGGCCGCGCAACGTTGCTACAGGCCACCGAGAAAGGCGCGGCGTTAGAAAAGGAAGAGATGGATATCTATGCGCAAACCACTCAGCAAATGGCGGCCTCGTTAACGCCAGAAGAACAACAGCAGTTTGAGCGTTTGCTCCACAAAGCCTGCGGCAGCTTAAAAACAGGCTGA
- a CDS encoding glycoside hydrolase family 1 protein, whose product MKLFPQDFLWGGAVAANQVEGAYREAGKGLSTSDVQPQGIFGDVVERREGDFGIKDVAIDFYHQYPQDIALFAEMGFKCLRTSIAWTRVFPHGDEDQPNEAGLAFYDSLFDEMAKYGIQPVVTLSHYEMPWELVKKYGGWGSRKTIGFFEQYARTVFQRYQHKVKYWLTFNEINMSLHAPLTGVGLPEGSSKAEIYQAIHHQLVASAKAVKACHEIIPDAKIGNMLLGGLMYPLSCQPQDVWETLQQNRTWLFFGDVQCRGEYPGYMLRYFRENNITLDITPEDRQALKTTIDFISFSYYMTGCVTADEELNRKSRGNILDMVPNPHLPSSEWGWQIDPTGLRILLNMLWDRYQKPLFIVENGLGAKDKISADGAIHDAYRISYLNDHLVQVAEAIDDGVEVMGYTSWGPIDIVSASKAEMSKRYGFIYVDRDDHGEGTLIRSRKDSFYWYSEVIASKGESLKA is encoded by the coding sequence ATGAAACTTTTTCCGCAGGATTTTCTTTGGGGAGGCGCGGTAGCCGCTAATCAGGTTGAGGGTGCGTATCGTGAGGCAGGCAAAGGCTTATCAACCTCAGACGTTCAGCCGCAGGGTATTTTTGGGGATGTAGTGGAGCGTCGTGAGGGTGACTTTGGTATTAAAGATGTCGCAATTGATTTTTATCACCAATATCCACAAGACATCGCATTATTTGCAGAAATGGGATTCAAATGTTTACGAACTTCTATTGCTTGGACGCGTGTTTTCCCACATGGCGATGAGGATCAGCCTAATGAAGCGGGTTTAGCTTTTTATGACAGTTTGTTTGATGAAATGGCTAAATACGGTATTCAGCCGGTAGTGACGCTTTCTCATTATGAAATGCCGTGGGAATTAGTTAAAAAATATGGCGGCTGGGGGAGCAGGAAAACAATTGGTTTTTTTGAGCAGTATGCGCGCACCGTATTCCAGCGCTATCAACATAAGGTTAAATATTGGCTCACGTTTAATGAGATCAATATGTCGCTGCATGCGCCTTTAACCGGTGTTGGGTTACCCGAAGGTAGTAGCAAAGCAGAAATATATCAGGCTATCCATCATCAATTAGTGGCCAGTGCTAAAGCGGTGAAAGCCTGTCATGAGATTATCCCCGATGCCAAAATAGGTAATATGCTATTGGGCGGTTTAATGTATCCACTATCGTGCCAGCCACAGGACGTATGGGAAACGCTCCAGCAAAATCGGACTTGGCTATTCTTTGGCGACGTACAATGCCGTGGGGAATATCCCGGCTATATGCTGCGTTATTTCCGTGAAAATAATATTACGCTTGATATCACCCCAGAGGATCGTCAGGCGTTAAAAACGACTATCGACTTTATTTCTTTCAGCTATTACATGACGGGGTGTGTCACGGCTGATGAAGAATTAAATCGTAAATCCCGCGGTAATATTTTGGATATGGTGCCAAATCCACATTTACCAAGCTCAGAGTGGGGCTGGCAAATAGATCCGACAGGCCTGCGCATTTTGTTGAATATGCTGTGGGATAGATACCAAAAACCGTTATTTATCGTTGAAAATGGACTGGGAGCGAAAGATAAAATTTCCGCAGATGGCGCGATTCATGACGCTTACCGAATTAGCTATCTTAACGATCATCTGGTTCAGGTCGCGGAAGCTATCGACGATGGCGTTGAGGTGATGGGCTATACCAGCTGGGGGCCGATTGATATCGTCAGCGCGTCGAAGGCCGAGATGTCAAAACGCTACGGATTTATTTACGTCGATCGAGATGATCACGGTGAAGGAACCCTTATCCGCAGTCGCAAAGATAGTTTCTATTGGTATTCTGAGGTGATAGCCAGCAAAGGGGAGAGCCTTAAAGCCTAA
- the bglF gene encoding PTS beta-glucoside transporter subunit IIABC translates to MNYQTLAVDIVAGVGGKENIASLVHCATRLRFKLKDSGKAQAQKLKEHSGIIMVVESGGQFQVVIGNHVGDVYQAVRKAAQLSDDTPSAEGGEKSGLLGRFIDVVSGIFTPFLGVMAASGILKGLLALAAACGWLSVTGGTYQIWFAASDALFYFFPLVLGYTAGKKFGGSPFLTMAIGGALTHPLMMQGFNASLADSSDAYFLGIPITFINYSSSVIPIIFAAWVSCQLEKRLNAHMPSAVKNFLTPLLCLAITVPLTFLLIGPVATWLSQMLAMGYQAIYVFAPWLAGAVMGGIWQVCVIFGLHWGLIPLMINNFSVLGHDTLSPLLLPAVLGQVGAAFGVFLRTRDAKLKVMAGSAATAGVFGITEPAVYGVTLPRRRPFIFGCVAGAIGGAIVGYSQAASYSFGLVSVFTFAQIIPPAGVDLSVWGAITGSLLALIIAAVSTVLFGLPKEQAKPEVKSGARRWTADENTVLSPMTGTVLALENVSDSTFASGLLGHGAAIVPELGRVVAPFAGEIASLFQTKHAIGILSEQGIELLIHIGIDTVKLDGLHFTAHVKAGDKVQAGDLLIEFDRQAIIAAGYDLTTPIIISNSDEFLDVQCLARTLTQEGEPLLVVSREHKE, encoded by the coding sequence ATGAATTATCAAACATTAGCGGTAGATATCGTGGCGGGGGTAGGCGGTAAAGAGAATATCGCCAGTCTAGTGCATTGCGCCACGCGGCTACGCTTCAAATTAAAAGATAGCGGTAAAGCACAGGCCCAAAAACTCAAAGAGCATTCTGGCATCATTATGGTGGTGGAAAGCGGTGGGCAGTTTCAGGTGGTGATCGGTAACCACGTGGGGGATGTTTATCAGGCGGTAAGAAAAGCAGCGCAGCTCAGTGATGATACGCCAAGCGCTGAAGGTGGTGAAAAATCGGGATTACTTGGTCGCTTTATTGATGTTGTATCCGGCATTTTTACACCATTCTTAGGCGTGATGGCCGCTTCCGGTATTTTAAAGGGATTATTGGCGCTAGCCGCGGCCTGTGGCTGGCTATCCGTTACAGGGGGCACCTATCAAATCTGGTTTGCTGCCAGTGATGCTCTGTTCTATTTCTTCCCGCTTGTTCTGGGATATACCGCTGGGAAAAAATTTGGTGGCAGTCCGTTTTTAACCATGGCCATTGGTGGTGCGTTAACACACCCGCTGATGATGCAGGGGTTTAATGCTTCACTCGCCGATAGTTCTGACGCTTATTTCCTCGGTATTCCTATTACCTTTATCAACTACAGTTCGTCGGTTATTCCCATCATTTTTGCTGCGTGGGTCAGTTGCCAATTAGAAAAACGCCTTAATGCCCATATGCCGTCCGCGGTGAAAAACTTCCTCACGCCGCTGTTGTGTCTAGCGATCACGGTTCCGTTAACGTTCCTGTTGATTGGCCCAGTAGCAACATGGCTAAGCCAAATGCTAGCCATGGGGTATCAAGCAATTTATGTGTTTGCACCTTGGCTCGCGGGCGCAGTGATGGGGGGCATTTGGCAGGTCTGCGTGATTTTCGGACTTCACTGGGGATTGATCCCCTTGATGATTAACAACTTTAGCGTGCTTGGGCATGACACCTTATCACCGTTGTTGCTGCCCGCAGTACTCGGCCAAGTCGGTGCGGCTTTTGGTGTTTTCCTACGCACTCGGGATGCCAAGCTTAAAGTGATGGCCGGTTCCGCTGCCACCGCGGGGGTTTTTGGCATCACTGAGCCTGCGGTATATGGCGTAACGCTTCCGCGCCGACGTCCGTTTATTTTTGGCTGCGTGGCCGGAGCTATTGGCGGTGCGATAGTAGGCTATAGCCAAGCAGCTTCCTACTCTTTTGGCTTAGTGAGCGTCTTTACTTTTGCTCAAATTATCCCTCCCGCAGGCGTGGATCTGAGCGTGTGGGGCGCGATTACAGGGTCATTACTGGCGTTGATTATCGCCGCGGTGAGCACCGTTTTGTTCGGTCTGCCTAAAGAGCAGGCGAAGCCGGAAGTGAAGTCTGGTGCCAGGCGCTGGACTGCCGATGAAAATACCGTGCTGTCGCCGATGACCGGCACGGTACTGGCGCTAGAAAACGTGAGTGATAGTACTTTTGCCAGTGGTTTACTCGGGCATGGCGCGGCGATAGTGCCTGAGCTTGGGCGTGTGGTGGCGCCTTTTGCGGGGGAAATAGCGTCCCTATTCCAAACCAAACATGCCATCGGCATCCTCAGCGAGCAGGGGATTGAGCTGTTGATCCACATTGGCATCGATACTGTGAAGCTGGACGGACTGCATTTTACCGCACATGTAAAAGCCGGTGACAAAGTTCAGGCCGGTGATTTGCTCATTGAGTTTGATCGGCAGGCGATCATTGCTGCCGGTTACGATTTAACGACGCCGATAATTATCAGTAATAGCGACGAATTTCTGGATGTGCAGTGCCTGGCACGCACATTAACCCAAGAGGGCGAACCACTGCTGGTGGTAAGCCGCGAACATAAGGAATAA
- the licT gene encoding BglG family transcription antiterminator LicT, whose translation MKIAKILNNNVVVVVDEHQREQVVMGRGLAFQKRSGDAVDEAKIEKVFALQSDELITRLSELLSHIPLEVMTTCDLIINAAKARLGKLQDSLYISLTDHCHFAIERQQKGLAIRNVLLWETRRLYPKEYAIGQEAIELIDRRLGVRLLDDEAGFIALHLVNAQLNSEMPEVMHITQVMQEILHIVKYQLSLEYDEETLSYQRFVTHLKFFAQRMLGRNVVPDDDITLHSAVKDNYPLAWRCAEKIGRHLKAQYQRELSNEEIMFLSIHIERVRKECPSAATR comes from the coding sequence GTGAAAATCGCCAAAATACTGAATAACAATGTGGTGGTCGTGGTTGATGAACATCAGCGCGAACAGGTGGTGATGGGGCGTGGTTTGGCATTCCAGAAACGTTCCGGTGATGCGGTGGACGAGGCTAAGATTGAGAAAGTTTTCGCACTGCAAAGTGATGAGCTCATCACGCGTTTGAGCGAGCTTTTGAGCCATATACCACTCGAGGTGATGACTACCTGCGATCTCATTATTAACGCGGCAAAAGCGCGGCTCGGTAAATTACAAGATAGCCTGTATATCTCTCTGACCGATCATTGCCATTTTGCGATTGAACGGCAGCAGAAGGGGTTGGCCATTCGCAACGTTTTACTGTGGGAGACGCGGCGTCTGTATCCGAAAGAATATGCCATCGGACAGGAGGCCATTGAGCTGATTGATCGCCGCTTAGGGGTGCGATTATTGGATGATGAAGCAGGATTTATTGCCCTGCATCTGGTTAATGCCCAGCTCAATAGCGAAATGCCTGAGGTAATGCACATCACGCAGGTGATGCAAGAAATCCTGCATATTGTGAAGTACCAACTATCGCTGGAATACGACGAAGAGACCTTAAGCTATCAGCGCTTTGTCACGCACCTCAAGTTTTTTGCTCAGCGCATGCTAGGACGAAATGTGGTGCCTGATGACGATATTACCCTGCATTCGGCGGTAAAGGATAACTACCCGCTGGCATGGCGTTGTGCTGAAAAAATTGGTCGGCATTTAAAGGCGCAGTATCAACGCGAACTGAGTAATGAAGAGATTATGTTCTTGTCTATTCACATCGAAAGAGTTCGCAAAGAGTGTCCAAGCGCGGCAACGCGTTAA
- the surE gene encoding 5'/3'-nucleotidase SurE encodes MKKQLITAALLASTALVAQAADRPMRILIVNDDGCESYGTTSLQTKLAAKGYDVWLVAPATNQSGIGSAITFKPNKIFDVKKISDKQYCFPGTPADSLDFAVLGVMQDTPPDLVISGVNDGPNTGVAQLNSGTVSAAARAVRYGYPAIAASIGYVLSEKEMKAGWPSTKLYWPQAVDYMVHVVDELGKNWQPGQSLLPKGSGLSINYPPLAKDKIAGVKYVINEPHPKAQHHYKLLPDGKAQQIMNTDVLTPSQADTDTGWLNKGYITYTIIDGDWNAPQLESEYQHLLNKPELQHL; translated from the coding sequence ATGAAAAAACAACTGATTACCGCTGCTTTATTAGCGTCTACCGCGCTAGTGGCACAGGCCGCCGATCGCCCAATGCGTATTTTGATCGTTAACGACGACGGATGTGAATCCTATGGCACCACGTCGCTACAAACAAAGCTGGCCGCAAAAGGTTATGACGTATGGCTGGTTGCGCCAGCGACCAATCAAAGCGGCATCGGCTCTGCGATTACGTTTAAACCTAACAAGATTTTCGATGTAAAAAAAATAAGCGACAAACAGTACTGCTTCCCTGGAACGCCTGCTGATTCGCTTGATTTTGCTGTGCTGGGCGTGATGCAAGACACGCCGCCCGATCTCGTTATCTCTGGGGTGAACGATGGCCCAAATACTGGCGTTGCTCAACTGAATTCCGGCACGGTATCTGCCGCAGCGCGCGCTGTTCGCTATGGTTATCCTGCCATAGCCGCCAGTATCGGCTATGTATTGAGTGAAAAAGAAATGAAAGCGGGTTGGCCGAGCACCAAGCTTTATTGGCCGCAGGCGGTAGATTATATGGTTCATGTTGTCGATGAACTGGGGAAAAACTGGCAGCCAGGGCAGTCTTTATTACCGAAAGGTTCAGGCTTAAGCATCAACTATCCGCCTCTGGCAAAAGATAAAATAGCCGGTGTGAAATACGTTATCAATGAGCCGCATCCTAAAGCACAGCATCACTACAAGCTGTTACCGGATGGTAAAGCACAGCAAATTATGAACACAGACGTATTAACCCCATCTCAGGCGGATACCGATACCGGCTGGCTTAACAAAGGTTATATCACCTATACCATCATTGACGGTGACTGGAATGCGCCGCAGCTAGAGTCTGAATACCAGCATTTGTTGAATAAACCTGAGCTGCAACATCTGTAG
- a CDS encoding OprD family outer membrane porin → MLNTTDQRADFDVGDQNAWAQAIHVDYSSGWYQDTVGFDASWYGVSKLYANKDFYGRDLLRDNNGHAEGFNKIGQLFAKAKFGEQKRFMNVYGGWRKLNKFGAITTNTSRAVPSTWEGLSTEIGFDQVQIKAALVNRFSERDEPEKRHFYTLKSDKKIDYIASGDISWKPEKGKGFTYLAGDSKDYLLRQGIEGSWFWPLSENSRFLTRGVVYYNRGLSEWEGTKAFEHDAEHYFGLIGYQKAAAEFGVGWSKTKAHLKDGLGYFYWHMGKNTRGTFNSPADGEGNDYVNDGEQMLYVYSQYQVSPELLVGLYGNYGYGIEYKGVSLKEWEYGGFFSWSPQRIAGLNIFAGFGPAYTWKLDSKSNPSITDDGDSFHRAKGVGAAVRVEYKFGLF, encoded by the coding sequence ATGCTAAACACCACAGACCAGCGTGCAGATTTCGATGTTGGCGACCAAAATGCCTGGGCGCAGGCGATACATGTAGATTACAGCAGCGGCTGGTACCAAGACACAGTGGGATTTGATGCCTCGTGGTATGGAGTGAGCAAACTATATGCCAATAAAGATTTCTACGGCCGTGATTTATTGCGTGACAACAATGGGCATGCGGAAGGTTTTAATAAGATCGGCCAGCTTTTTGCTAAGGCTAAGTTTGGCGAACAAAAACGGTTCATGAATGTGTATGGCGGCTGGAGAAAGCTGAATAAATTCGGCGCCATTACCACCAATACTAGCCGTGCAGTTCCCAGCACTTGGGAAGGGCTCAGCACTGAGATTGGTTTTGATCAGGTGCAAATAAAAGCGGCGTTGGTGAATCGTTTTTCAGAGCGTGATGAGCCGGAAAAACGTCATTTTTACACGCTGAAAAGCGATAAGAAAATCGACTATATCGCATCCGGTGATATTAGCTGGAAGCCAGAAAAGGGCAAAGGTTTCACCTATTTGGCCGGTGATAGTAAAGATTATTTGCTACGACAAGGCATTGAGGGAAGTTGGTTTTGGCCGCTCTCCGAAAACTCCCGTTTTCTGACTCGCGGCGTGGTGTATTACAACCGTGGCTTGAGCGAATGGGAAGGAACTAAAGCCTTTGAACATGATGCTGAGCACTATTTTGGCCTTATTGGTTATCAAAAAGCGGCTGCGGAATTCGGCGTTGGCTGGTCAAAAACAAAGGCACATTTAAAAGATGGACTGGGTTATTTCTATTGGCATATGGGGAAAAATACCCGTGGCACTTTCAATAGCCCAGCCGATGGAGAAGGGAATGACTACGTTAACGATGGCGAGCAGATGCTTTATGTCTATAGCCAGTATCAGGTTTCACCCGAACTGTTGGTCGGGTTATATGGAAACTATGGCTATGGCATTGAGTACAAAGGGGTTTCGTTAAAAGAGTGGGAATATGGCGGATTCTTCTCATGGTCACCACAGCGTATCGCTGGCCTCAATATTTTTGCGGGCTTTGGCCCTGCTTATACATGGAAACTCGATAGCAAAAGTAACCCATCAATAACCGATGATGGCGATAGTTTCCACCGTGCGAAAGGCGTAGGGGCCGCGGTTCGCGTTGAGTATAAATTTGGTTTGTTTTAA